The Papaver somniferum cultivar HN1 chromosome 3, ASM357369v1, whole genome shotgun sequence genome includes a region encoding these proteins:
- the LOC113361171 gene encoding palmitoyl-acyl carrier protein thioesterase, chloroplastic-like, with protein sequence MRTIAASSTFSPANYTPTKISVRSDNVIPLCMKSNTKPAFRGLRVKVKVEAPVKNINDYIYRQNFTIRSFEIGPDRMATIATLLNHLQDSIANNISAAGLLGDGFGATPEMTKRNLIWVVAKMQVLVDRYPAWGDVVQIDNWFSDASVKNGTANHWLLRDANTGETLAQANSVWIMMNKKTRKVSKFPEEVRAEMAPITMDYCVSDDIKISKLHDNTADFVQTGLTARWSDLDINHHVNFAKYIGWILENVPILKTHELFDLVLEFKRECREGDGLKSFTTFIEHGGNAECQHMLQLENGSEVMRGRTKWRPSI encoded by the exons ATGAG AACCATTGCAGCTTCATCGACATTCTCTCCTGCTAATTATACACCAACAAAGATTAGTGTACGGTCAGACAATGTGATTCCTCTTTGCATGAAATCGAACACCAAACCGGCTTTTAGAGGGTTACGGGTAAAAGTGAAGGTCGAAGCACCTGTAAAGAATATCAATGACTACATATATCGACAAAACTTCACAATTAGATCGTTTGAGATTGGCCCTGATCGGATGGCAACTATAGCAACATTGCTGAATCATTTACAG GATTCAATTGCTAACAATATTAGCGCTGCTGGGCTGCTAGGCGATGGATTTGGTGCAACACCGGAAATGACAAAAAGAAACCTTATATGGGTTGTTGCTAAAATGCAGGTTCTCGTGGATCGGTATCCTGCTTG GGGTGATGTAGTTCAAATAGATAACTGGTTTTCGGATGCATCCGTAAAGAATGGAACCGCTAACCATTGGCTCCTTCGAGATGCCAATACTGGAGAAACTCTCGCTCAAGCTAACAG TGTGTGGATTATGATgaataaaaaaacaagaaaagtgtCTAAATTTCCAGAAGAAGTTCGAGCTGAAATGGCACCAATTACAATGGATTATTGTGTCTCGGATGACATTAAAATATCAAAGCTTCATGACAACACAGCTGATTTTGTCCAAACTGGTTTAACT GCACGTTGGAGTGACTTAGATATTAACCACCATGTGAATTTTGCCAAATACATTGGATGGATTCTCGAG AATGTTCCCATCTTGAAAACCCACGAGCTTTTTGATTTGGTTCTGGAGTTTAAGAGGGAATGTAGAGAAGGGGATGGGCTAAAGTCTTTTACAACATTTATTGAACACGGTGGTAATGCCGAATGTCAGCACATGCTTCAACTTGAAAATGGAAGTGAGGTTATGAGGGGAAGAACCAAATGGAGGCCAAGCATTTGA
- the LOC113355953 gene encoding protein RTF2 homolog, whose protein sequence is MDSDGNMQIIISSPDLQIPSRSIIMNPNQTIQHLKQKFLPKTIPSQTLDSLYFTYHGKPLTDTSTISSNCNLNSPISNLTLRIRVCGGGGDGGATGAESRDCYLNMYAVKKPDKVDPNETRLSKWTTCALSFEPLKPPCVIDQNGNVFNKESLVEALLGKKLPKGFGHIKGLKDMIPIHLSQIPKKKNDTDDVDNISFDTKFQCPVAGVELNGKYKFFALRSCGHVLSAKALKEVKSSSTCIVCHKEYTEFDKIVINGSEEEVAELKERMELEKAKLREKVKEKKKMKVKSNVGLKEEEEMNNVSSESSKLSGMKHGIEEKDVELVKNVGNGKIGGNKAGSSLVKEESNGVPKKKFKATDIAPPNATKVYASIFTSSRKSDFKETYSCRSLPLGRN, encoded by the coding sequence atggattCAGATGGAAATATGCAGATCATAATATCATCACCAGACCTACAAATCCCATCTCGATCCATTATCATGAACCCTAACCAAACAATCCAACATCTCAAACAAAAATTCCTCCCAAAAACGATCCCATCACAAACCCTAGATTCTCTGTACTTTACTTACCATGGAAAACCCCTTACAGACACCTCAACAATATCCTCAAATTGCAACCTAAACTCACCAATTTCTAACCTAACtcttcgaattagggtttgtggcggtggtggtgatggaggagCAACTGGTGCTGAATCAAGAGATTGTTATCTTAATATGTACGCAGTTAAGAAACCAGATAAAGTTGATCCAAATGAAACAAGATTATCTAAATGGACAACTTGTGCTTTATCATTTGAGCCATTGAAACCTCCTTGTGTGATTGATCAGAATGGGAATGTGTTCAATAAAGAATCACTGGTTGAGGCATTGTTAGGGAAGAAATTGCCTAAAGGGTTTGGGCATATTAAGGGTTTGAAAGATATGATTCCAATTCATCTTTCTCAGATtccgaagaagaagaatgatACCGATGATGTTGATAACATTAGTTTCGATACGAAGTTTCAGTGTCCAGTTGCTGGTGTGGAGTTAAATGGTAAGTATAAGTTTTTTGCTTTGAGGAGTTGTGGTCATGTTTTGAGTGCAAAAGCATTGAAAGAAGTTAAATCGTCGTCTACTTGTATTGTTTGTCATAAAGAGTATACGGAATTTGATAAAATTGTGATTAATGGGAGTGAGGAAGAAGTAGCTGAATTGAAAGAAAGGATGGAATTGGAGAAGGCGAAGTTAAGAgaaaaggtaaaggagaagaagaagatgaaggtgaAGAGTAATGTGGGGttaaaggaggaggaggagatgaaTAATGTGAGTTCGGAGTCTTCAAAATTGAGTGGGATGAAACATGGGATTGAGGAGAAGGATGTGGAGTTGGTTAAAAATGTAGGGAATGGAAAGATCGGTGGTAACAAGGCAGGGTCTTCTCTTGTTAAAGAGGAGAGTAATGGcgtgcctaagaaaaagtttaaAGCAACTGATATAGCTCCACCCAATGCTACAAAGGTTTACGCTTCGATTTTCACTTCGTCAAGGAAATCAGACTTCAAGGAAACTTATAGTTGCAGATCTCTTCCACTTGGTAGAAATTGA